ccctcctttccgacaagcgcagtctgctctgattggccagctgacacagtgcattgtgattggccgaacaccacaagcagcgtcggaaatgttacgccccttaccataatcgcgagcttcagctttcaaagtaaatgtaaagccagttaataatgtcattagttttaccatcagttcaagcccgaaaggggaacagattcacgtgacagacacagtgatgatgctcgtatgtatttgcCATAACGTTACACAAGCCGCGGTTAagacagctgactccactgtgatgtgtcatagcaaagtcagaatttacccttttttttttttttagaaatagccttcgtgcacagccagccttgtactctcctaggttcacaaaacggtccataaaatgcgttgcacaatTCGAAcctttgggttgtgctgttctgttgtaaataaTCTTAACCTATGATTcttaattgcatctactttcggaaggccaaataaaatgcttttactttcgcatagaaacacacagcgtctccctgacatggctgcatcaacactactgtggttactgaaaccacgccttctttcatCGCGTGCTCATTTGGACGgtattacgcaaatatttccacatcgtgatgtagacatgtgggggcgtgttttaatgaggcgttttagcccggtctggatcagccttctcttttagatagaataaatccttttgtgggaaactttgagctttgtaactgtGCAGAtcgtatacatgcacaaacagctacataacacactaaagaaaaggaaaacaagaaatcgcatcatatgacccctttaaatgacTGCGAAAAACAACCACACACCTCCTCGGCACCGGCGCTGTGAAAAACTCATTGTGAAGATGAAAAACCACCAGAGTATGGTaggttaaatttcatttttgacttttttattgctttatgCGTTGTATTCTGGTGTtatttgcaagatataaagccAGGTTTAAGTTTCTGTTAGAATATCTCTGTTTACGAGTCGAGTGGTGTTAACTGGTCTTTTCCTCCAGCTGCAACGCCGCTAGCAGAGGCAGACCTGCGGGGAGACTCGGCGTGAAGATGAGAGTCATAGTAGTACTTTAAAACACACGTATGTACTTTTCTGCATCGTcttgtatgaatttctttaatgATACTTGCTCACTTTTCCAGTAAAGTTGTGCTAAATAGTATTTTCCTCCCGCAGCGCGCTGGCAGAGCGGCAGAAGACAAAAAGCAGTAAGAGTTTGTTACATTGTTAGGTCAACTTTAAAACACATGTAATcgccttatttgttttataccAATGTTATTTGTAAGGTATACATACGTTTGAGTGAATAAATGTCCGTAAGAACATCGGGTGGACTGTATTTGTGTCATTTTGTCAGGTTAATGCTTCAGCAACTTGTTGAATTGTGTTAATTGGGTTTCTTGCTTTAGTAACAGCATTCATTCTCGCTACATGAGATACCTGTCTATGATGCAATGCCTTGTTATACTGTATTTCTGTGTAATATTTATGGTTTCTATAGCCATGGCATCATTGTGATGGTATTAAGAGGTGGATTAATTAATGTAGGACGCCACTGAAGGCCTGGGTGTGAAATGCACGACCCGCCACTGCTTTATAGAGATGACATAAAGGATAATTAAATCAGATGCTTGAATTAAAGTTAGACTCTTGGATGTGACATATGTATCTATGTCACAACAAAAGAGTCTGATGTAgtgacctaaaaaaaaaaaaaccctcataATTCCTCATGTTTCTTCAGTACAATTTTCTGCCCTATTCAATAcacttaaattttattttgtattctgACACTCAATCACTCACACCAGTGAATGTTTCTTTTTAGCTGTCCCTGAGCCATTTCTGTCTCCAAGTGAAATAGCTGGAATAGTTGTTGCTGTTCTCCTGGTTCTGGTTGCAGTTGTGGTTTACCATCGTCGCGTGATCTTTAAGCTACAAAAAGAAGTGGGTGAGTATTACAGCTGATACAAGTTAGACAAAAAGCAATAAGGTTTATGATGCTATATAGTAGAGTTTAAAGGTGAAATATGTTTCAAAATTGTGTGCAGTTTCTGTATTGATGCATGTATGCAGCTTTTGATCTCATGAACATATTTCTGTTGTCCACATTTCTATGTGCTCCTGTGAAGTGACGAATGTGTCAGTGATGGGGGGAGATTCTCCAACTCTAGCCACTGAGTTTGAGAAACTACAGAAAGATGACAAGATACAGTGGTGGTATGAAGATGAAGCCAATCCCATAGCTGAATTCAATAAAGAGACTAATGAGCTATCTAGAAGTGGTGGGACTGGTGGGAGATTTACAAACAAACTGGAACTGGATAGTCAGACTGGAAATCTCAAAATCGATAACATCACGACCCTTCAGAGTGGACGCTATAAAGTCAAAATCAGCagcaaaataaaaagcaaagaaaagagATTCATTGTTATGGTGCAAGGTGAGTCTTTAAATGTGTTAATGATTGTGTACACAAATTTTCATGGTGCAAAGTACTTTTAATGACTgccatgttaaaataaaaacacaagattttaagaataaatttgtaacgagaataaattcaaaattcatTGCATTCATTTTATAACATTGATTCTGTAATTGCAATTTCTGTATTGATGCATTATGCCACCTACAGTATGCAGCATTTgatctcatgaaaacatttctgttgTCCATTCCTATGTGCTCCTGTAAAGTAACGAAaatgtcagtgatggagggagattctcTAACTCTACTCACTGATGTTGAGGAACTACAGAAAGATGATGAGATACAGTGGTGGTATGAAGATGAACCCAATCCCATAGCTAAAATCAGTAAAGAGACAAATGAGCCATCTACAAGTGATGGGACTGATGGGAGATTTACAAACAAACTGGAACTGGATCGTCAGACTGGAAATCTCAAAATCAATAACATCAGAATCCTTCACACTGGACTCTATAAATTCAAGATCAGCAACAAAATAAGAACCATTGAGAAGAGATTCATTGTTACGGTGCAAAGTGAGTCTTTAAATGTGTTAATGATTGTGTACACAAATTTTAAAGGTGCAAAGTACTTTTAATTACTgccatgttaaaataaaaatgcaagatTTCAAGAATAAATttgtaacaataataaattcaaaacattaattttataacattaattctgcaatTGCAATTTCTGGATTGATGCATTTATGCCACCTACAGTATGCAACATTTGATCTCATGAACACATTTCTGTTGTCTGTTTTTATGTGTTGCTGTGTTAAGTTGAAAAGAACAACGTGTCTgagatggagggagattctcCAACTCTATCCACTGGTGTTCCTGAACTACAAAAAGATGATAAGATACAGTGGTACTATGAAGATGAAACCAATCCCATAGCTGAaatcaatacagtgactaatgAGACAGTGTTACATGATGGGACTGATGGGAGATTTAGAAACAAACTGACACTGGATTCTCAGACTGGAAATCTCACAATCAAAAACATCAGAACCCTTCACAGTGGACTCTATAAACTCAAGATTACCAGCAGCAGTAGCGATAGCACCAAATACAAGAGATTCATTGTTAGGGTGAAAGGTGAATATATCATCACACATTTTCAAAGTGCAAAGTACTTTTAATTACTgccatgttaaaataaaaacacaagatTTCAAGAATaaatttgtaacattacaagAATTAATAAAGAGAATAAAGTTAGGAGATTAAAGGTGTAATGTTGCATAAATGTGTAGAAAAATAGGTGTGATCATGAATCATAGACACTTGTCTACGAACAGGTCAAAAATGTCATCTGAATGTATCTGATATTAAAACTGCTAAGTAAATTCATTtacatctttttttcttcttcttctctatTTCTCTGTGCCGTTGTAACATGAAGTGAGGACAAAATCAGTTGAGGAGGGAGACTCAGTCTCTCTCGAGATGGACGCTGTAATACAGACAGGTGATCTGATACTGTGGACGTTTGGAGCTGAAAACTGCCTCATTAAAACTAATTCAAGAACAACTGATActgatgagagattcagagacagactgaagctggatgaGAAGAATGGATCGCTGGCcatcaaaaacatcacaacCAATGACGCTGGACATTATCATGTACAGATCATCAACAGCAAACAGACCATATTCAGGAGATTCAATGTGATTGTCACTGGTGAGTAAAACAATTCAACTATACAATTATTTATGCAGCAGCTCCAGTTT
The sequence above is a segment of the Onychostoma macrolepis isolate SWU-2019 chromosome 22, ASM1243209v1, whole genome shotgun sequence genome. Coding sequences within it:
- the LOC131530253 gene encoding uncharacterized protein LOC131530253, which codes for MQTTLLLSLFSLLVKGVLGGADKMETVSVIEGDSVTLNTDLTEIKNDDTILWMFGPRGFVISQITRKADLTSFFVTDDAGFRDRLQVNQETGSLTIRNSRIRHSGQYKLSISREKTTMKIFSVTVTGVVGETGGVKSVTVTEGQNVTLNTDTEIHLDDLILWRFGDKGILLAKLDVGTKETSLNKADERFRDRLQLNQNGSLTIKNTSIEHAGLYELQIRGHESFQRFLLSVTVTKMSVMEGDSLTLLTDVEELQKDDEIQWWYEDEPNPIAKISKETNEPSTSDGTDGRFTNKLELDRQTGNLKINNIRILHTGLYKFKISNKIRTIEKRFIVTVQIEKNNVSEMEGDSPTLSTGVPELQKDDKIQWYYEDETNPIAEINTVTNETVLHDGTDGRFRNKLTLDSQTGNLTIKNIRTLHSGLYKLKITSSSSDSTKYKRFIVRVKVRTKSVEEGDSVSLEMDAVIQTGDLILWTFGAENCLIKTNSRTTDTDERFRDRLKLDEKNGSLAIKNITTNDAGHYHVQIINSKQTIFRRFNVIVTEKQEHKKPISLTQEEEHVDLHEMQEMGSNE